GAATCATATCTTCAAACGGTAGTGCTTGGCGCGTTGTTAATTCTAGCGGTGATCGCAGACCAGCTACGGCTGCGCTATTTAGCTTCGGCAAAACACTAACTGACAAGAGGGAGAGGGCGCATGACTATAGATATCAATTGTGACATGGGCGAAAGCTTTGGCATTTACAAAATGGGCAATGATGAAGCGCTTATGCCCTTTATAACCGAAGCCAATGTAGCGTGTGGGTTTCATGCGTCTGATCCCAACCATATGCGTACCACTGTGACTTTGGCCAAACAGCATAATGTCAAGATAGGCGCCCATTTTTCACTTCCAGATCTGGCGGGATTTGGCCGCCGCGAAATGGTGATCGAACGGGATGAACTGGCCAATATAATCATCTATCAAATTGGCGCGCTTAAAGAATTTCTAAAGATTCTTAATGTGTCGCTTTGCCATCTGAAACCACATGGATCATTATATGGCATGGCAGCGCGATATGAGCATGTGGCGCATGCAGTTTGCGATGCGACAGAACATCTTCAACTGCCCGTTTTTGGGTTGGCTGGCACCCTTCATGAGCAGGTCTATGAAGCCCGCGGCATAATGTTCAAAGCCGAGTTCTTTGCCGATCTTGATTATGATGATGACGGCAAATTGTTAATCACCCGCGAGCATCCCCGGCTCGATCCTGTGAAGGTTGCCGATAAGGCACTTCGCGCCGTGACGGATGGTATCGTTGTTAGCGCTTCGGGTAAGAAAAACAAGGTACGAGCTGATACGATTTGTATCCATTCTGACACGCCCAATGCGCTGGAAATTGTCAAGGCGGTGAATGCGTCCCTGTCTGGCTACATGCAAGCGTCTAACTAAACCCAACCTGCATATTTAAAAGGAGTAAGACATGGCAGCATCAAAAATTCAATCTCCACTTCCCGGCATATTCTATCGTCGGCCAGCACCGGATCAGCCAAATTTCAAAGAGGTTGGCGATAAAATAGAGGCTGGTGATGTCATTGGCCTTGTCGAGGTTATGAAAACCTATACCCAAATTCAGTCCGATGTGAACGGCGTTATCACCGCATTTCTGGTTGATAATGAAACGTCAGTTACACCGGGGCAGGTGCTAGCCGAAATAAAAACATGAGCCAACCATGAAAATCAAAAAGCTCTTTATTGCTAATAGAGGTGAAATAGCGGTTCGCATAATTCGTGCCGCCAGAGATTTGGGCATTGAAACCGTGCAGGCGTTTAGCACGGCTGATGCCACGGCGCTTGCTGTTGAACTGGCCGACCATGCTGTTGAAATAGGGCCAGCTCCGGCGGCACAATCCTATCTATCGGGTGACGCCATAATCGCTGCTGCCAAGAAAGCCGATGCAGATGCCATTCATCCCGGCTATGGATTTTTGTCGGAGAATGCCGATTTTGCCGATGCGGTGACAGAAGCCGGATTGATTTTTATTGGCCCAAGCGGTGATACGATCCGTCTTATGGGTGATAAAGCCATGGCGCGGCAAAAGGCCGCCGAAGCAGGTGTTCCGACCATTCCGGGAAGCGATGGCGTGTTGGATAATCTGGATGAGGCCGCGGATATGGCTGAGGCCATAGGGTTTCCGGTGATGATAAAGGCCGCCGCAGGAGGTGGTGGCCGCGGCATCCGGATAGCCGAAAACGCAGAGGATTTCGTGAAGATTGCTGCAGAGGCGACAAGTGAAGCCAAAGCTGCGTTTGGGGATGGGCGGCTCTATGTTGAGAAGCTAATAAGCAACGCTCGTCATGTCGAAGTGCAAATATTGGGCGACGGGCAGCGATTTGTACATTGTTTTGAGAGAGAATGTTCATTACAACGCCGCCGACAGAAATTATGGGAAGAGGCCCCCTGTCTGGCATTATCGGATGATATGCGTGATAGGCTGTGTAATTCAGCGGTTAAATTGGCTCAGGCGGTTGGGTATAAAGGCGCTGGAACAATAGAATTTTTATATGACGACGTATCGCGCACATATTACTTCATCGAAATGAACACACGAATACAGGTTGAACATCCAGTTACCGAAGCGATAACGGGAATTGATCTGGTAGCCGAGATGATCAGGATCGCCAGCGATGAGCCACTTGCCATCACACAAAATGACATCAGCGTAAACGGGCATGCCATTGAAGTGCGCATTAATGCCGAAGATCCCGAAAATAATTTTTTGCCATTTCCCGGCATTATTGATGACCTGAGAGTGCCGGGTGGCATAGGGATCCGTTTTGATCACATGTTATTTAATGAATACCAAATTCCACCCTTCTACGACTCACTTCTGGGCAAGTTGATTGCGTATGGGCAAAATCGCGAGATCGCCATCAAGCGCTTACGACGTGCGCTTGCCGAATTGCGCCTTGGTAAAAATCTCAAGACCACAAGTACTCTTTTGCATCGCTTATCGCATGATCCAGATGTCCTGTCAGGCGCGGTTCATGTCAACTGGCTCGAACCCTGGATCAAGGCAAATTTTACAAGGAAGAATAACGAAACGACAGAAACAACAGGAGGATACAAGCATGACCAGCCGATATAGTTTTGGTGCGGACGAACATGTTTTTGTAGAAATCAGTGAAGACATGTCTCTTGATTCATTCTTTAAATCACTATTTATCACCAACACGGTTCGCGAATCGAACATTGATGGTGTCACTGAAATATGTCCTGCCAATGCGTCATTTCAGATAAAGTTTAATCCTGATGTGATCCATCCAGATGATCTGTTGCTAGAGCTCAAGCGCATAGAGGAAACAGCTGAATTGGCAGATCCAGTTTTAAGCACACGAATCATAGAAATACCGGTTTTTTATCAAGACCCCTGGACGCATGAAACGCTGATGCGATTCAGGGAACGTCATCAAGACCCCAATGCAACAGATATCGAATATGCTGCACGGATTAACGGGTTCGACACGGTTCAGGCCTTCATCGAGGCACATTCGGCAGCGCCATGGTTTGTATCCATGGTCGGGTTTGTATCAGGACTGCCATTTCTGTATCAGATGGTTGATCGTGACAGGCAAATTCAGGTACCAAAATATCTGCGCCCCCGCACAGATACACCAAAGCTGACGGTTGGGTATGGTGGCTGTTTTTCCTGCATATATTCGGTGCGAGGGGCTGGCGGCTATCAGATGTTTGGCGTGACACCTATGCCTATTTATGATCCTGAACAGAACATCAGCTATCTGAAAGATTTCATGGTGTTTTTCAAACCGGGCGACATCGTCAAATGGAAACCCATAAATCGTGAGCAATATGATCAGTGCCTTGCCGATGTAGAGGCGGGAACCTTTGAACCGCGCATCCGGGAGGTTTTCTTTTCTTTAGACGAATTCAACAAGGATATTGATGCGACAAACACAAAACTGATGGAGGCGCTTTATGTCAGCTAACATTTTATCTGCCGGCTTTGCGACAACAATTCAGGATATGGGACGTCCTGGATATTATCATCTTGGCATCCCAATGGGCGGTGCGATGGATCGCTTTGCCCTGCGTTGCGCCAATCTTCTTGTAGGCAATAGTGAAGATGCGGCTGGTTTGGAATGCGTGTTCACAGGACCTGAAATTGAATTTACCTCGGATACGGTGATTGCTGTCACGGGTGCAAATTTGCCACCAAAGCGTGATGGAAAAGTGATGAAAACATGGACGGCGATTCCATTTAAAGCGGGACAAATACTGTCGTTTGATTTTCTTAAGGCAGGTGCCCGCGCTTATGTGGCAATCGCCGGTGGTATCGATACGCCACCCATTCTGGATAGCCGGTCAACATATGGCATAGGCGCATTAGGTGGTATCGAGGGGCGCGCTGTCCAGACTGGCGACGCCTTACCCATCGGCACCGCAACATTGCCAGTGCATTTGGATACACGATCAATTCCTGCAACGATGCGACGGTCTGTAAAAACACCAACAGCACTTCGCGTGGTGCCAGGGTTATATTGGCATCGGCTGACCAATGAATCGGGTGACCAGTTTTTTCAAGACCGGTGGAAAGTGGCTTCGGAAGCGGATCGCATGGGCTATCGGTTTGGTGGCGGATCGCCTCTGACCTTTGTCGAGCGCGAGCCTCCCTTTGGGGCAGGTTCAGAACCATCGAACATTACCGACGCCTGCTATCCCTACGGGTCGATACAGGTGCCAGGTGGCACCGAGCCCATTATCCTGCATCGCGATGCTGTATCAGGTGGTGGATACTGCATGGTGGGCACTGTCATATCGGCTGATATGGATCTTATTGGTCAGCTTGTTCCAGGTGATGAGGTGAATTTTGTGAAGGTAAACATGCATACGGCGCTCAAAGCACGACGGAGCCGAGCGGAGATGCTGGATACGGTTCGTCGTCATCTTAATGGATAAAGATCAAACAGAGGAGACATATAAAATGGTTGCGAATGTTACATCATATCCCACACTTTTTGAGGCAATATGGCCTAAAACCAACTCATGGGGCGCAAAAGTCACCGTGGCGTTAGTTGGTAGTTTGGCACTATGGATGTCTGCCAAAATTCAGGTACCCTTTTATCCTGTTCCGCTGACGTTGCAAACAATGCTGGTACTTGCTCTTGGAGCGGCATTGGGGTGGCGGCTGGCCGGATTGACGATTTGTTTCTATCTTCTCGAAGGTGCCGTTGGATTACCCGTTTTTGCAGGCACACCTGAACGGGGCATTGGTCTGTTATATATGGCAGGACCAACAGGCGGGTTTCTGATCGGGTTTCTAGCAGCAGCGATGATGGTGGGGTATCTCGCACAAAGAGGATGGGATCGTCATATTCTGTCAATGACATTGGCGATGCTGATCGGAAATATAATCATTTACGGGTTTGGTCTGATATGGCTAGGCAACAGCCTTGGCTGGGACAAGCCAATTCTGGCATGGGGGTTTTATCCCTTCATCATTGGCGATTGTGCAAAAATTGTCATTGCGGCTATTGGCCTTCCTCTTATATGGCGCATGATGGGCCGGACATATTCACGGTGATTATGCTACTAACAGATATGCGTCATCAGATGCGATGATGCCGCATAGTGGTTTGCCTTTGGATGGCTGTCTTACAGCGTATGACCGGCGTCATAATCATGTCATATGTCAGTCACAGCGCATATGAAACGCATATGGGTTATGTGATACGGGTTTGCATCAAAAGCAAAGCCAGAAATCAATAAAGGGTCAGGTCATCGAAAAGCCTGAATCCTTGTTGCCTTTACCGGGCTTTCGCATGGATTCCGTGCCGTCTCCCAGTAGTGGGGGGTATAAATATCAAGCCGGATACGTCATTTTCATCGTTGCTCTCAAGCATAAAGGACGGCGTTTCAGCAAAACCATTGGCCATAACGGTTACACCATAACGGTGACACGAGCGTGGCCGAAGCGCGCGCGATTGCCGCCCAGATGATTGGCGATGTGAAAACGGGTCGCTGTCACAAACCGATCACGCCAAAGGAGCGGCGCTTCGAGGTGTTTGTAAAACATTTTGCAGGCGGAATGGTCAAAAACATCTGTATCTGTCAGATAGTAAAACAGCTCAGATGACCACCTCTATGGCGGCACCGGTAAAGACTGGATTTGATTTGGTGGTGATACATGCCTGAAAACGGTTCTGGCTGTCGGACAATTTCCGCATAATGATTATGCACTTTTCCAAACCTGTTGTTGATATTGCTGTGATGGATGCATGGGTAACACGCACCCTCGCCATGACCAAGCATGGGTATTAATCCGATGCGCGCATAAGAATAGGCGTATATAATCTACATTGAGTATTAAATAACTCATTAAAAACAATGGGTTGACATGATTATGAATATTTGTCACTCTAAACTATATTTCAAGATTTTTCGATATTATGACCCCCTGCATGCTGTAGTGGCATGAATGAAATCGGAGCAGAATATTTGAAATAACAGTCCAAAAAAGCAACAGATAAGAGAAAATGGATCGCGCCTATAAACCGGATTTTCCGTTTGGTGGATGCGAATCCGTAGCAAATATATGAAAAATTATAGACATGACAAAGAATTCGCTAATGATGAGAAATTAGCTGATACACCCCCTCTGGTAGTCACTATAAACACTCGGGCTATATCTGCT
This window of the Candidatus Puniceispirillum marinum IMCC1322 genome carries:
- a CDS encoding LamB/YcsF family protein; this translates as MTIDINCDMGESFGIYKMGNDEALMPFITEANVACGFHASDPNHMRTTVTLAKQHNVKIGAHFSLPDLAGFGRREMVIERDELANIIIYQIGALKEFLKILNVSLCHLKPHGSLYGMAARYEHVAHAVCDATEHLQLPVFGLAGTLHEQVYEARGIMFKAEFFADLDYDDDGKLLITREHPRLDPVKVADKALRAVTDGIVVSASGKKNKVRADTICIHSDTPNALEIVKAVNASLSGYMQASN
- a CDS encoding acetyl-CoA carboxylase; the encoded protein is MAASKIQSPLPGIFYRRPAPDQPNFKEVGDKIEAGDVIGLVEVMKTYTQIQSDVNGVITAFLVDNETSVTPGQVLAEIKT
- a CDS encoding acetyl-CoA carboxylase biotin carboxylase subunit encodes the protein MKIKKLFIANRGEIAVRIIRAARDLGIETVQAFSTADATALAVELADHAVEIGPAPAAQSYLSGDAIIAAAKKADADAIHPGYGFLSENADFADAVTEAGLIFIGPSGDTIRLMGDKAMARQKAAEAGVPTIPGSDGVLDNLDEAADMAEAIGFPVMIKAAAGGGGRGIRIAENAEDFVKIAAEATSEAKAAFGDGRLYVEKLISNARHVEVQILGDGQRFVHCFERECSLQRRRQKLWEEAPCLALSDDMRDRLCNSAVKLAQAVGYKGAGTIEFLYDDVSRTYYFIEMNTRIQVEHPVTEAITGIDLVAEMIRIASDEPLAITQNDISVNGHAIEVRINAEDPENNFLPFPGIIDDLRVPGGIGIRFDHMLFNEYQIPPFYDSLLGKLIAYGQNREIAIKRLRRALAELRLGKNLKTTSTLLHRLSHDPDVLSGAVHVNWLEPWIKANFTRKNNETTETTGGYKHDQPI
- a CDS encoding 5-oxoprolinase subunit B family protein; amino-acid sequence: MTSRYSFGADEHVFVEISEDMSLDSFFKSLFITNTVRESNIDGVTEICPANASFQIKFNPDVIHPDDLLLELKRIEETAELADPVLSTRIIEIPVFYQDPWTHETLMRFRERHQDPNATDIEYAARINGFDTVQAFIEAHSAAPWFVSMVGFVSGLPFLYQMVDRDRQIQVPKYLRPRTDTPKLTVGYGGCFSCIYSVRGAGGYQMFGVTPMPIYDPEQNISYLKDFMVFFKPGDIVKWKPINREQYDQCLADVEAGTFEPRIREVFFSLDEFNKDIDATNTKLMEALYVS
- a CDS encoding 5-oxoprolinase subunit C family protein is translated as MSANILSAGFATTIQDMGRPGYYHLGIPMGGAMDRFALRCANLLVGNSEDAAGLECVFTGPEIEFTSDTVIAVTGANLPPKRDGKVMKTWTAIPFKAGQILSFDFLKAGARAYVAIAGGIDTPPILDSRSTYGIGALGGIEGRAVQTGDALPIGTATLPVHLDTRSIPATMRRSVKTPTALRVVPGLYWHRLTNESGDQFFQDRWKVASEADRMGYRFGGGSPLTFVEREPPFGAGSEPSNITDACYPYGSIQVPGGTEPIILHRDAVSGGGYCMVGTVISADMDLIGQLVPGDEVNFVKVNMHTALKARRSRAEMLDTVRRHLNG
- a CDS encoding biotin transporter BioY; the protein is MVANVTSYPTLFEAIWPKTNSWGAKVTVALVGSLALWMSAKIQVPFYPVPLTLQTMLVLALGAALGWRLAGLTICFYLLEGAVGLPVFAGTPERGIGLLYMAGPTGGFLIGFLAAAMMVGYLAQRGWDRHILSMTLAMLIGNIIIYGFGLIWLGNSLGWDKPILAWGFYPFIIGDCAKIVIAAIGLPLIWRMMGRTYSR